The following coding sequences are from one Diospyros lotus cultivar Yz01 chromosome 7, ASM1463336v1, whole genome shotgun sequence window:
- the LOC127806091 gene encoding uncharacterized protein LOC127806091 yields the protein MSTGAAGDGLLRGIFEASMSGSDTAIQRRPYHKNCTCALHKSRGHCCHVLRSNNVSFPIRRTWSEGCLVAAADQASGSGSPPAVVAAEHRVARTHSQSSLRNIEE from the coding sequence ATGTCCACCGGAGCTGCCGGCGACGGCCTCCTCCGAGGAATATTCGAGGCGTCCATGTCCGGCTCCGACACGGCGATCCAGCGCCGGCCATACCACAAGAACTGCACCTGCGCCCTTCATAAATCCCGCGGGCATTGCTGTCATGTCCTGAGAAGTAACAACGTCTCGTTTCCGATCCGGCGGACATGGAGCGAGGGCTGCCTGGTGGCGGCGGCCGACCAGGCGTCGGGCAGCGGATCTCCGCCTGCGGTCGTTGCTGCCGAACATCGTGTGGCGAGGACGCACTCGCAATCCAGTTTGCGTAATATTGAAGAATAA
- the LOC127806088 gene encoding receptor-like protein 56 isoform X1 gives MASTTTHSIWEWMMIMAVSVLVNEMYCHGCWEEERIALLHLKASITYSNGNLLPSWVDNKSSNCCQWERVQCSNTSSRVIQLSLNYTRGWKSRDWYFNASLFLPFKEIKTLELSENGLVGWAHNEGFERLSELINLEILDLSWNEFNNSIILEYVGGISYLKCLNLEGNQLGSSIHLTSFERLSELINLEVLDLSDNNFNNSIILEFVGGISSLKSLNLEGNKLGSSFNLTSFEKLSKLTNLEFLDLSSNEINNSKILEFIGGISSLKFLNLRDNSLESLGDLTCLNEESKLTNLKVLDLSFNSITCIIWYSLKGFPSLRILDLTGNYMNKSISSQDLENVSPLEELYLDYATLPNDFLSNIGAMTSLQVLSLSGSRLTGSLPSHQGLCKLKTLQEIDLSNNGLGGQLPWCLTNLTSLRFLDISVNQLTGNIALSPLANLISLEYLILSNNNFRVPISFKSYYNHSKLTNLESVNNIFLEEKDILGSTPSFQLIQIHLSSSEHDKNTPISLPNFLYYQNQLKIVELSGFDFGGTFPMWLLKNNTGPLVLTLTKNSFYEPFQLPSSPMTQVVALDISNNNFYGAIPYEIGSSFPKLELLNMSRNNFEGVIPSSLGDITNLQFLDLSNNQLSSKIPIHLAMGCNLLEVLKLSNNNLTGPILPPQNNLRSLIILHLDENKFTEIPHNLSNSSGLILLNLSRNHLEGEFPVEFCQFDRLELLDLSYNNFTGIIPSCFNVEDLMQIQLSNNRLNGLFPKVFHRSMNDIRMIDISNNHFNGTIPNWIDNLSWLSILILKNNHFESNIPDSICHLSKLTLIDLSSNKFSGNIPPCLNNISFEVKKEILRYSLSTVYCNTLPLKPNLKIYSHFGNFMPCRNSYEILFSAKGFFYSQVEFTTKGITLPYIGEPLFLFSEIDFSNNKLAGHIPPKIGNLNKIKALNLSHNNLIGGIPITFSKLQNIESLDLSHNNLNGNIPSQLTNLCSLGTFNVSYNNLSGRIPQATNQFGTFDSSSYIKNPFLCGEPLPNNCIDLPPSVPSANNNASVVSNFIDVGTFYMSFAGSYTVVLLAVAGILYINPHWRRAWFHIIEVFITSSYYFVVDNMWRIKVGFLHRYG, from the exons ATGGCAAGTACTACAACTCATTCTATTTGGGAATGGATGATGATAATGGCAGTGTCAGTGTTGGTGAATGAAATGTATTGTCATGGGTGTTGGGAGGAAGAGAGGATTGCTCTGCTGCACCTCAAAGCTTCCATCACCTACTCAAATGGCAACCTTTTGCCTTCTTGGGTGGATAATAAATCATCCAATTGTTGTCAGTGGGAAAGGGTTCAATGCAGTAACACTTCAAGCCGAGTAATTCAACTCTCTCTTAATTATACAAGAGGTTGGAAATCTAGAGATTGGTATTTCAAtgcttctctatttcttccattTAAAGAGATCAAGACTCTTGAATTAAGTGAGAATGGATTAGTTGGTTGGGCTCATAATGAAG gTTTCGAAAGACTTTCTGAATTgataaatcttgaaattcttgATTTGAGTTGGAATGAATTCAATAATAGTATTATTCTAGAATATGTTGGTGGAATCTCATATTTGAAGTGTCTAAATCTCGAAGGTAATCAGTTGGGAAGCTCTATTCATTTAACAA gTTTTGAAAGACTTTCTGAATTGATAAatcttgaagttcttgatttGAGTGACAACAATTTCAATAATAGTATTATTCTAGAATTTGTTGGTGGAATCTCATCTTTGAAGTCTCTAAATCTCGAAGGTAATAAGTTGGGAAGCTCTTTTAATTTGACAA GTTTTGAAAAACTTTCTAAGTTGACCAATCTTGAATTTCTTGATTTGAGTTCAAACGAGATCAATAActcaaaaattctagaatttattGGTGGAATTTCATCTTTAAAGTTTCTGAATCTTAGAGATAATAGCTTGGAAAGTTTGGGTGATTTGACAT GTTTGAACGAGGAATCGAAATTGACAAATCTAAAGGTTCTTGATTTGTCTTTTAATTCGATAACATGCATCATATGGTATTCTTTAAAAGGATTTCCTTCACTGAGAATATTGGATTTGACTGGAAATTACATGAACAAGAGTATTTCTAGCCAAG ACTTAGAAAACGTGAGCCCCTTGGAAGAATTGTACTTGGACTATGCTACCCTACCCAATGACTTTCTTTCAAACATCGGTGCCATGACATCACTTCAGGTTTTGTCATTGAGTGGATCAAGACTCACTGGGTCTCTGCCCTCCCATcaag GTTTGTGTAAATTAAAGACTCTTCAAGAGATTGACTTGAGCAATAATGGACTGGGGGGTCAATTGCCTTGGTGCTTGACAAACTTGACATCTCTTAGGTTTCTAGATATCTCTGTCAACCAATTAACTGGGAACATTGCATTGTCTCCTCTTGCCAATCTCATATCTTTGGAATATCTTATCctttcaaataataattttcgAGTCCCCATCTCATTCAAGTCATATTACAACCATTCCAAACTTACAAACCTTGAAAGTGTCAACAACATATTTTTGGAAGAAAAGGACATTCTTGGCTCAACCCCAAGTTTTCAATTGATTCAAATCCATCTTTCTAGTTCTGAACATGACAAAAACACTCCCATTTCTCTGCCCAACTTTTTATACTATCAAAATCAACTCAAAATAGTTGAGCTCTCTGGATTTGATTTTGGAGGAACATTCCCAATGTGGTTGTTGAAGAATAATACTGGACCACTAGTACTTACCTTGACAAAGAACTCATTTTATGAACCTTTCCAATTGCCCTCGTCTCCGATGACACAAGTTGTAGCATTAGATATCTCCAACAATAATTTCTATGGTGCCATCCCATACGAGATTGGTAGTTCTTTCCCCAAGTTAGAATTGCTAAACATGTCTAGAAATAACTTTGAAGGCGTGATTCCATCTTCATTAGGAGACATAACCAATCTACAATTTCTAGACTTGTCAAATAATCAATTATCCAGTAAAATTCCTATACATTTGGCAATGGGTTGTAACTTATTGGAAGTGCTAAAACTATCAAACAACAACTTGACAGGCCCTATACTACCTCCTCAAAATAACTTGCGAAGCTTAATAATATTGCATTTGGATGAAAATAAGTTCACAGAAATCCCACACAACCTATCCAACAGTAGTGGCTTGATTCTATTGAATCTTAGTCGTAATCATCTTGAAGGTGAGTTTCCTGTTGAGTTTTGTCAATTTGATAGACTAGAACTATTAGATCTTTCTTACAACAATTTCACTGGGATAATACCGTCTTGCTTCAATGTGGAAGACCTAATGCAAATTCAACTATCCAATAATAGGCTAAATGGACTGTTTCCAAAGGTGTTCCATCGATCAATGAATGACATAAGAATGATAGATATttcaaataaccattttaatggCACCATTCCAAATTGGATCGACAATCTTTCTTGGTTAAGCATTCTTATCTTGAAAAATAACCACTTTGAAAGTAATATCCCAGATTCGATTTGCCACTTATCTAAGTTAACTCTGATTGATCTTTCTTCCAATAAGTTTTCAGGAAACATTCCTCCTTGCTTGAATAATATCTCATTTGAGGTAAAAAAGGAAATACTAAGGTATTCGCTTTCAACTGTTTATTGTAATACACTACCCTTGAAGCCTAACCTAAAGATTTATAgtcattttggtaattttatgCCTTGTAGAAATAGTTATGAAATCTTGTTCTCGGCTAAAGGATTTTTCTATTCACAAGTGGAGTTCACAACCAAAGGAATTACCTTGCCCTACATAGGAGAGCCTCTATTCCTTTTTTCAGAAATTGATTTCTCCAACAACAAATTAGCTGGCCACATACCACCTAAAATTGGCAACCTTAACAAAATCAAAGCACTGAACCTCTCCCACAACAACTTGATTGGAGGAATCCCCATAACATTTTCCAAGTTACAGAATATAGAGAGTTTGGATCTTTCTCACAACAACTTGAATGGGAATATCCCTTCTCAGCTTACTAATCTATGCTCACTGGGGACGTTCAATGTGTCTTACAACAACTTGAGTGGAAGGATACCTCAGGCAACAAACCAATTTGGAACTTTTGACTCGAGTAGCTATATTAAGAATCCATTTCTTTGTGGAGAACCATTACCAAATAATTGCATAGATTTACCTCCATCAGTTCCATCAGCTAATAATAATGCAAGTGTGGTATCCAACTTTATCGATGTGGGCACTTTTTATATGAGCTTTGCAGGGTCCTACACAGTTGTTTTACTAGCTGTTGCGggaattttgtatataaatccACATTGGAGACGAGCATGGTTCCATATTATTGAGGTTTTCATCACCTCTAGCTACTACTTTGTTGTGGATAATATGTGGAGAATCAAAGTTGGTTTCCTTCATAGATATGGATAA
- the LOC127806088 gene encoding receptor-like protein 56 isoform X2, with the protein MASTTTHSIWEWMMIMAVSVLVNEMYCHGCWEEERIALLHLKASITYSNGNLLPSWVDNKSSNCCQWERVQCSNTSSRVIQLSLNYTRGWKSRDWYFNASLFLPFKEIKTLELSENGLVGWAHNEGFERLSELINLEILDLSWNEFNNSIILEYVGGISYLKCLNLEGNQLGSSIHLTSFERLSELINLEVLDLSDNNFNNSIILEFVGGISSLKSLNLEGFEKLSKLTNLEFLDLSSNEINNSKILEFIGGISSLKFLNLRDNSLESLGDLTCLNEESKLTNLKVLDLSFNSITCIIWYSLKGFPSLRILDLTGNYMNKSISSQDLENVSPLEELYLDYATLPNDFLSNIGAMTSLQVLSLSGSRLTGSLPSHQGLCKLKTLQEIDLSNNGLGGQLPWCLTNLTSLRFLDISVNQLTGNIALSPLANLISLEYLILSNNNFRVPISFKSYYNHSKLTNLESVNNIFLEEKDILGSTPSFQLIQIHLSSSEHDKNTPISLPNFLYYQNQLKIVELSGFDFGGTFPMWLLKNNTGPLVLTLTKNSFYEPFQLPSSPMTQVVALDISNNNFYGAIPYEIGSSFPKLELLNMSRNNFEGVIPSSLGDITNLQFLDLSNNQLSSKIPIHLAMGCNLLEVLKLSNNNLTGPILPPQNNLRSLIILHLDENKFTEIPHNLSNSSGLILLNLSRNHLEGEFPVEFCQFDRLELLDLSYNNFTGIIPSCFNVEDLMQIQLSNNRLNGLFPKVFHRSMNDIRMIDISNNHFNGTIPNWIDNLSWLSILILKNNHFESNIPDSICHLSKLTLIDLSSNKFSGNIPPCLNNISFEVKKEILRYSLSTVYCNTLPLKPNLKIYSHFGNFMPCRNSYEILFSAKGFFYSQVEFTTKGITLPYIGEPLFLFSEIDFSNNKLAGHIPPKIGNLNKIKALNLSHNNLIGGIPITFSKLQNIESLDLSHNNLNGNIPSQLTNLCSLGTFNVSYNNLSGRIPQATNQFGTFDSSSYIKNPFLCGEPLPNNCIDLPPSVPSANNNASVVSNFIDVGTFYMSFAGSYTVVLLAVAGILYINPHWRRAWFHIIEVFITSSYYFVVDNMWRIKVGFLHRYG; encoded by the exons ATGGCAAGTACTACAACTCATTCTATTTGGGAATGGATGATGATAATGGCAGTGTCAGTGTTGGTGAATGAAATGTATTGTCATGGGTGTTGGGAGGAAGAGAGGATTGCTCTGCTGCACCTCAAAGCTTCCATCACCTACTCAAATGGCAACCTTTTGCCTTCTTGGGTGGATAATAAATCATCCAATTGTTGTCAGTGGGAAAGGGTTCAATGCAGTAACACTTCAAGCCGAGTAATTCAACTCTCTCTTAATTATACAAGAGGTTGGAAATCTAGAGATTGGTATTTCAAtgcttctctatttcttccattTAAAGAGATCAAGACTCTTGAATTAAGTGAGAATGGATTAGTTGGTTGGGCTCATAATGAAG gTTTCGAAAGACTTTCTGAATTgataaatcttgaaattcttgATTTGAGTTGGAATGAATTCAATAATAGTATTATTCTAGAATATGTTGGTGGAATCTCATATTTGAAGTGTCTAAATCTCGAAGGTAATCAGTTGGGAAGCTCTATTCATTTAACAA gTTTTGAAAGACTTTCTGAATTGATAAatcttgaagttcttgatttGAGTGACAACAATTTCAATAATAGTATTATTCTAGAATTTGTTGGTGGAATCTCATCTTTGAAGTCTCTAAATCTCGAAG GTTTTGAAAAACTTTCTAAGTTGACCAATCTTGAATTTCTTGATTTGAGTTCAAACGAGATCAATAActcaaaaattctagaatttattGGTGGAATTTCATCTTTAAAGTTTCTGAATCTTAGAGATAATAGCTTGGAAAGTTTGGGTGATTTGACAT GTTTGAACGAGGAATCGAAATTGACAAATCTAAAGGTTCTTGATTTGTCTTTTAATTCGATAACATGCATCATATGGTATTCTTTAAAAGGATTTCCTTCACTGAGAATATTGGATTTGACTGGAAATTACATGAACAAGAGTATTTCTAGCCAAG ACTTAGAAAACGTGAGCCCCTTGGAAGAATTGTACTTGGACTATGCTACCCTACCCAATGACTTTCTTTCAAACATCGGTGCCATGACATCACTTCAGGTTTTGTCATTGAGTGGATCAAGACTCACTGGGTCTCTGCCCTCCCATcaag GTTTGTGTAAATTAAAGACTCTTCAAGAGATTGACTTGAGCAATAATGGACTGGGGGGTCAATTGCCTTGGTGCTTGACAAACTTGACATCTCTTAGGTTTCTAGATATCTCTGTCAACCAATTAACTGGGAACATTGCATTGTCTCCTCTTGCCAATCTCATATCTTTGGAATATCTTATCctttcaaataataattttcgAGTCCCCATCTCATTCAAGTCATATTACAACCATTCCAAACTTACAAACCTTGAAAGTGTCAACAACATATTTTTGGAAGAAAAGGACATTCTTGGCTCAACCCCAAGTTTTCAATTGATTCAAATCCATCTTTCTAGTTCTGAACATGACAAAAACACTCCCATTTCTCTGCCCAACTTTTTATACTATCAAAATCAACTCAAAATAGTTGAGCTCTCTGGATTTGATTTTGGAGGAACATTCCCAATGTGGTTGTTGAAGAATAATACTGGACCACTAGTACTTACCTTGACAAAGAACTCATTTTATGAACCTTTCCAATTGCCCTCGTCTCCGATGACACAAGTTGTAGCATTAGATATCTCCAACAATAATTTCTATGGTGCCATCCCATACGAGATTGGTAGTTCTTTCCCCAAGTTAGAATTGCTAAACATGTCTAGAAATAACTTTGAAGGCGTGATTCCATCTTCATTAGGAGACATAACCAATCTACAATTTCTAGACTTGTCAAATAATCAATTATCCAGTAAAATTCCTATACATTTGGCAATGGGTTGTAACTTATTGGAAGTGCTAAAACTATCAAACAACAACTTGACAGGCCCTATACTACCTCCTCAAAATAACTTGCGAAGCTTAATAATATTGCATTTGGATGAAAATAAGTTCACAGAAATCCCACACAACCTATCCAACAGTAGTGGCTTGATTCTATTGAATCTTAGTCGTAATCATCTTGAAGGTGAGTTTCCTGTTGAGTTTTGTCAATTTGATAGACTAGAACTATTAGATCTTTCTTACAACAATTTCACTGGGATAATACCGTCTTGCTTCAATGTGGAAGACCTAATGCAAATTCAACTATCCAATAATAGGCTAAATGGACTGTTTCCAAAGGTGTTCCATCGATCAATGAATGACATAAGAATGATAGATATttcaaataaccattttaatggCACCATTCCAAATTGGATCGACAATCTTTCTTGGTTAAGCATTCTTATCTTGAAAAATAACCACTTTGAAAGTAATATCCCAGATTCGATTTGCCACTTATCTAAGTTAACTCTGATTGATCTTTCTTCCAATAAGTTTTCAGGAAACATTCCTCCTTGCTTGAATAATATCTCATTTGAGGTAAAAAAGGAAATACTAAGGTATTCGCTTTCAACTGTTTATTGTAATACACTACCCTTGAAGCCTAACCTAAAGATTTATAgtcattttggtaattttatgCCTTGTAGAAATAGTTATGAAATCTTGTTCTCGGCTAAAGGATTTTTCTATTCACAAGTGGAGTTCACAACCAAAGGAATTACCTTGCCCTACATAGGAGAGCCTCTATTCCTTTTTTCAGAAATTGATTTCTCCAACAACAAATTAGCTGGCCACATACCACCTAAAATTGGCAACCTTAACAAAATCAAAGCACTGAACCTCTCCCACAACAACTTGATTGGAGGAATCCCCATAACATTTTCCAAGTTACAGAATATAGAGAGTTTGGATCTTTCTCACAACAACTTGAATGGGAATATCCCTTCTCAGCTTACTAATCTATGCTCACTGGGGACGTTCAATGTGTCTTACAACAACTTGAGTGGAAGGATACCTCAGGCAACAAACCAATTTGGAACTTTTGACTCGAGTAGCTATATTAAGAATCCATTTCTTTGTGGAGAACCATTACCAAATAATTGCATAGATTTACCTCCATCAGTTCCATCAGCTAATAATAATGCAAGTGTGGTATCCAACTTTATCGATGTGGGCACTTTTTATATGAGCTTTGCAGGGTCCTACACAGTTGTTTTACTAGCTGTTGCGggaattttgtatataaatccACATTGGAGACGAGCATGGTTCCATATTATTGAGGTTTTCATCACCTCTAGCTACTACTTTGTTGTGGATAATATGTGGAGAATCAAAGTTGGTTTCCTTCATAGATATGGATAA